In Methanobacterium spitsbergense, the following proteins share a genomic window:
- a CDS encoding tyrosine-type recombinase/integrase, translated as MDIKSDRHFQDLIISRNLRKSSIKEYAKSLNQYCVFINKNPTELIEEAENQEDQQIRMKNRNIKRYILDYYKYLKDRNLRYNTIKKQLAVIKTFYHEYDIETPRFKLVEDEIPETVYSTDLPGHDEIKKILNNCNKKYQAIISTMASSGMGRAEIQHLKIKDFFSAINYSGNVEELNSILDTKDINHVASWKVFRIKTNMPYVTFSSPESIKLIVEYLLASERRNMKIEDPLFTSIGTRALTNPAFEGMFTTINRRCGFGKTGYHHYFSSHKLRKFFATTLTIHQVPKIYVDWMLGHKINRVDDSYFKIDIEALKNEYIRILPYLMFREKVEVHRMESEDYKELQTLRSDMSSVKQFMKDKGWMEEYKTKL; from the coding sequence ATGGATATTAAATCTGATCGACATTTCCAGGACTTAATAATATCACGAAACTTAAGAAAATCTAGCATTAAAGAATATGCTAAAAGCTTAAATCAATATTGTGTGTTCATAAATAAAAACCCTACGGAATTAATTGAAGAAGCTGAAAATCAAGAAGACCAACAAATCCGTATGAAAAATCGAAATATTAAAAGATACATTTTGGACTATTATAAATATCTCAAAGATAGAAATCTACGATATAACACAATAAAAAAGCAATTAGCAGTCATAAAAACATTTTATCATGAATATGATATTGAAACTCCCAGGTTCAAATTAGTTGAAGATGAAATTCCTGAAACAGTTTACAGTACAGATCTTCCAGGACATGATGAAATCAAAAAAATATTGAATAATTGTAATAAAAAATATCAAGCAATCATATCTACCATGGCATCTTCAGGTATGGGTCGTGCTGAAATCCAACACCTAAAAATTAAAGACTTCTTTTCTGCTATAAATTATAGTGGTAATGTAGAGGAACTAAACTCAATATTGGATACTAAAGATATCAACCATGTAGCATCATGGAAGGTGTTCAGAATCAAGACGAATATGCCATATGTTACTTTTTCTAGCCCTGAGAGCATCAAATTAATAGTTGAATATCTATTGGCATCTGAAAGAAGAAATATGAAAATTGAAGATCCATTATTTACAAGTATTGGAACAAGGGCATTGACAAATCCTGCATTTGAAGGAATGTTTACCACTATAAATCGTAGATGTGGATTTGGGAAAACAGGATATCATCACTATTTTAGTAGTCATAAACTCCGAAAGTTCTTTGCTACAACATTAACTATACATCAAGTTCCTAAAATTTATGTAGACTGGATGTTAGGCCATAAAATAAATAGAGTAGATGATAGTTATTTTAAAATTGATATTGAAGCCTTAAAAAATGAATATATCAGAATATTACCCTATCTGATGTTCAGGGAAAAGGTTGAAGTTCATAGAATGGAAAGTGAAGATTATAAAGAACTCCAAACTTTACGTTCAGATATGAGTTCTGTTAAACAATTCATGAAAGATAAAGGCTGGATGGAAGAATATAAGACTAAATTATAA
- a CDS encoding ERF family protein, with product MKQESKLLPILLKIQEEMPNPEKTAYSDYTQSSFVPLNQLLAHIKPYLIANDLLLKQNVGNIIIGDKPFLTIESKLYHISGEEYGLEKMVIPLQHNNPQGLGSAITYGRRYTLETLFNITGEEDDDGVAASKNQTQRSNGNSHRTPRAKASEINETESEVVKTERTTRTSRAKAGDLEITEVKGSNPNGQSDEPQHNTENNERTQRASESEKTDTNMKNTQRVDRTQRASRQVQKETSNSEDKPETQRVTQSTDLDWKKLRENLAINNACVLIKGRGELPTTKGVLHVTEAMVEEEAISKTQFNEVKELLGLA from the coding sequence ATGAAACAGGAATCCAAACTCCTTCCAATCCTTTTGAAGATACAAGAAGAAATGCCAAACCCTGAAAAAACAGCATACAGTGATTATACTCAAAGTAGTTTTGTTCCTTTAAATCAGTTACTAGCTCATATTAAACCTTATCTAATCGCAAATGACCTTCTTTTAAAACAAAATGTAGGGAATATAATTATAGGTGATAAACCGTTTTTGACTATTGAATCTAAGTTATACCATATTTCTGGTGAAGAGTATGGACTTGAAAAGATGGTTATCCCCCTACAACACAATAATCCACAAGGTTTAGGCTCAGCTATTACTTATGGGAGACGATATACTCTTGAAACATTGTTTAATATCACAGGTGAAGAGGACGATGACGGAGTTGCAGCGTCCAAAAATCAAACTCAAAGAAGTAATGGAAATAGTCACAGGACACCGAGAGCAAAAGCATCTGAAATAAATGAAACAGAATCAGAAGTTGTTAAAACAGAGAGAACCACAAGGACATCAAGAGCTAAAGCTGGAGACCTTGAAATTACAGAGGTAAAAGGAAGCAATCCCAACGGACAAAGTGATGAACCCCAACATAATACAGAAAACAATGAGCGAACTCAACGTGCATCCGAGTCTGAAAAAACAGATACAAACATGAAAAATACCCAAAGAGTTGACAGAACCCAAAGGGCATCAAGACAAGTTCAAAAAGAAACCTCAAATAGTGAAGATAAACCAGAAACACAACGAGTAACACAAAGTACAGATTTAGACTGGAAAAAACTCAGAGAGAACCTAGCAATAAACAATGCATGTGTACTAATTAAAGGACGTGGAGAACTTCCAACTACCAAAGGAGTACTACATGTTACAGAAGCAATGGTCGAAGAAGAAGCCATATCCAAAACACAGTTTAATGAAGTTAAGGAATTGTTAGGGTTAGCTTAA